CGCCAGTTCCGTAGCACTGGCTTTATCCGAACCGTAGTTGATTAAATCACCGTCCAGCGCCAGCTTGATCCCCGTCAGACGGCTAACAGCACGCTGAAACGCTGCATTTCGGCTGGCATACCATCCCGCGTTAAAATCCGCGAATCGGTATATTGACTGCGGATAATTCGCCGGATAGCCCAGCAGGTGTTTGATGCCAAAGTACATCCCGCCACGACGGCTAAACACCTCCTGACGAATCGTGCCGTCCACGGTATACGGATAGCCCTTCGCGTTAGCTTCCGCGAACGCGATGCTCACCTGCATCGGCCCACCGGTATGCACCGGATTCAGCCGACCGAACAGCGTCTGCCCCATCGGCACCATGTCGATGAAATCATCAAAGATCGCGCTAAGCTCTTTTTCGGTACGCACTTTATCAAGCCGCTCGCTGTAGCTTTTTCCGTTAGGGGATTTGATGAGCAGCGCGGTACGCACCAGAAACGCTGGTACATGAACTTTCTCCGCACGGCGGTCAATCTCCTGCCAGGCGATTTTCGACAAATTCGGCACCTGCGGATCGGCATTAAACGTCGATTCCTGCTCGGTTACAGCCAGTACCGAACACAGATTTTCATTGCTGGGATCGAGTCCCTGCGTGGTGAACGCCGTAGCGATGTCGGTCGCCCAGCCCTGACGATCTTTCACGTTGTCCGGCAGCAGCTTGAGTAGCTGAGCACGAACATCCGCAGGCCGCGATTCCGGTGTCGTCGCAGTCTTGCTGGCACAGCCCGCGAGCACCAGCAGAGCCAATGCGCATAGGGGACGAAACAAGGGAATAGAAGAACGGGACATAGTCTCTCGCATCATGATGGGAAGGCTGTCAGAACGTTAGCGCAGCCCGCACCAATTATCCAGCCGGAGTCAAGCACATGCATTTTACGGGCTGACCTGGCATAGTTAGCGCTATCACTAACCGAATGCGCTAACGAACGGATAACACACGCATGGCTGCCACCAACCATTGGACGCGAGATCAGCTCCTGATCGCCTTCACCCTGTACAGTCAACTACCGTTTGGCAGGCTGCATTCGCGTAACCCCGATATCATTCACTATGCTGGGTTGATTAACCGCACGCCTTCCGCACTAGCGATGAAGCTAGTTAATCTGGCTAGCCTCGATCCGTTTATTATCGATTCCGGTCGTACTGGCTTGCGTGGCGCGTCCAACGCTGACCGCGCGCTGTGGCAGGAGATGGGCAACAATCCTGAGTTATTTGAACAGCAGTGCCAACAGGCGATGGTATCGCTCGAAGCAGGAGCGGCGGAAGCGACAGCAGTACCGTTCCAAGCCAACGACAGCGAAATCCCTGATTATCACGGAGGAGAAC
The nucleotide sequence above comes from Pectobacterium brasiliense. Encoded proteins:
- a CDS encoding DUF1615 domain-containing protein; the encoded protein is MSRSSIPLFRPLCALALLVLAGCASKTATTPESRPADVRAQLLKLLPDNVKDRQGWATDIATAFTTQGLDPSNENLCSVLAVTEQESTFNADPQVPNLSKIAWQEIDRRAEKVHVPAFLVRTALLIKSPNGKSYSERLDKVRTEKELSAIFDDFIDMVPMGQTLFGRLNPVHTGGPMQVSIAFAEANAKGYPYTVDGTIRQEVFSRRGGMYFGIKHLLGYPANYPQSIYRFADFNAGWYASRNAAFQRAVSRLTGIKLALDGDLINYGSDKASATELAVRALGKRLDMSDSAIRRALEKGNSLDFEDTSLYERVFALADKSGTKAPRAILPGITLESPKITRKLTTAWFANRVDDRRQRCLARAK